The Oleiphilus messinensis DNA segment GACTGCACAGCCCGTAGCCGCAACGGAATCGGGCATAGAACTATTGGCGCAGGAATTCGATTCCTGTACCCAGATTGTCGAGCCGTAAGCACTGAGTAATGGTGCGGCGATTGCGCCATCATTTCCCATGCCACTGAAAAAAATCCCATGACATTTGTCACCATAGTAATTGGCAACATTCAACAGTACCTGATCGATAGACGGGCCATAGGGTCCGGGCCAGGGTGTGGTTTTGAAACGAACCAGGCCATTATCGTCAAAGTACATTTCACGGTCGACTGGCGTGAGAAGAATTTCACCATAGCGCAAGCGCTCTCCTTCTTCTGCCAGCTTTAATTTAAAGCAGGAGTGTCGCGCCAGTACCTTGGCCAGAACTTCAGAAAAGTTTGAATCAATATGCTGGGCGTATACGAAGGCAACGGGTAGCTGTTCCGGCAGTAAGTCGAGGAAAACTTTCACGGCCTCAGGGCCACCTAAAGAGGCACCCAGTATCCAGACCCGGTCCACAGTTTCGCTTTGGGTTGAACGTTTGGCGGAGGTAATGAGGCGTTCTGGCGAACTTTCAGTATCCTTCTGGTCAAGCTCTTCAAGTGCTTGACCAATGTCGGATACATGCTCGAGATCCCCCAGATGCTCACGCAGCTTTGCATACAGCCTACGCTCCCAACGGGGGTACTCTTTACTCTGGCGCTCTGGCGCTTTCCCCAGGCCGAATAGAACCGGCGCTTCTGTATTTTCCAGAACCTCGTCTATGAATTCGGCACAGTGGTCTTCGTTTTCAACTTCGATGAGCAAAATATCAAAGTCAGTCGCAATAGGTGCCAACGGTTTTTGGTAACGCTCAGGATCGAGATTAAACAACACCTCCACCCCGTAGGCTTCCAGCAAATGTTGCAGGAGGTGTCGTTGTAACGGACTATCCGAGATGATCCCGATACGGGGACGCTCAAACTCAACCATTACTTGTTAACCAGTTTTTCAATCGTGCTTAATAAGCTTTTTTCCTGGAATGGCTTACCAAGGTACTCATTTACACCAATAGACATGGCTCGTTCACGGTGTTTCTGTCCTGTCCGCGATGTGATCATGATAATGGGTACATCCGACAGATTTTCATCATGGCGAACGAAGCTAGCAACTTCAAAGCCATCCATTCTGGGCATTTCGATATCCAGCAGCATCACATCCGGTTTATGCTCTTGCAGGATAGATACCGCATCAACCCCGTCTTTTGCGGTAATAACTTCCATGCCATTCCGTTGCAGGAGACGCGTGGTGACCTTACGCACCGTGACCGAGTCATCCACCACCATGACCTGGGTTGGTCGGTAAGATCGCGGCGCTGCCGGCTCTTCAGTGTACGTATCTTTAACTTTTTGCTGCAGTTGTGCGGTGATATCCGCACGAATCAGCGCAGGCAGATCCAGAATCACAACCACGCTGCCGTCACCCAGAATGGTTGCACCGGATGCGCCTAGTACAGAACCGAATTGTGGGCCGAGGCTTTTTACGACAATCTCCCGGCTTCCCATCAAGCTATCGACTTGAAGTGCCATGGATTGCTCACCACCTCTGACCAGAATTACTGGCAGAGGTAAGGGCTGTCCTTGTAATTTGGGTTTGTGGTCACTGTGCAATAGCGTACCAAGATACTGTAATTTGTAGTTTTTACCGGCGTATTCATACATCGGTGCATCGGGTTTATAGTACTCCTCCAGCTCATAGGAGCTGACCCGTACAATACCTTCGATTGTGTTCAATGGAATGGCATAGAAGTCTTCACCCGTATTGACCATCAAGGCCCGGTTCACAGATACCGTGAAGGGTAAACGAATGATAAAGGTGGTGCCCTTACCCACGGTGGAATCAATGGTAATGGTCCCGCCGAGCTGTTTAATCTCACTGGCGACGACATCCATACCGACACCACGCCCGGAAATCTGGGTTACCTTCTGGGCCGTACTGAAACCAGCCTGCATGATAAACTGCAGGATTTCATGATCGCTCAGTTGCGTGTCTTCATCCAGGAGGCCTTGGGAAATGGCTTTTTTGCGAATGACATCAACCGGAATACCACCGCCGTCATCCGCCATGCGCAGAACAATATCGCCGCCTTCCCGATTTAATGATAACTCAATCTGACCGACGTCGGATTTACCGCTGGCTTTTCGCCTTGCTGCGTCTTCGATACCGTGGTCTAGGGCGTTTCGGAGCATGTGCTCAAGTGGCGCAATCATACGCTCCAGTACGGTTCGGTCCATCTCCCCTTCGGCGTTACGGACTTCGAACTCCACTTTTTTCTTGAGCTCGCCACTAATCTGGCGAACGATACGGCGTAAGCGCGGTACCATTGATGAGAACGGAATCATCCGCGTTTTCATCAGGCCTTCCTGCAGCTCGGTGTTAACCCGGGACTGTTGCAGCAGCAAGGTTTCTGCATCCCGTGCTTTTTCAGCCAGATCTTCCTTCAAGTCCATCAAATCCGAGGCACTCTCGGTCAGTGCCCGGGAGAGCTGCTGGATTGAAGAGTAGCGATCCATTTCCAATGGATCGAAATCCGTGTATTCACCGCCACCATGGCCTCCACCTTCCCGCTCAACCCGGAATAGAACCTGGGCCTCGGTTTCCATATCCATGCGGCGTAGCTGTTCCCGCAGACGTTCAATGGTCGCGGTCATCTCGTCCAGGGTATGACTGAAATCGCTGATTTGCTGTTCCAGACGACCACGGGTAATACTGGTTTCCCCTGCAAGGTTAACCAGATCTTCCAGTAGTAATGCGGATACCCGGACACTCTCTTGTTGCGCTGAGCGGGCGCTGGTTTGTTTTGGTTTCTGGGCTTGCGGCGGGGTTGCCGGGCCTTGCGTGGTTCGGGTTTTGAGTTGGGGATCGAGTTGACCGGTAGACATTGCTGTTGCCGGTGCGATTCCCGCTGCAGAGGCTGTGGTTTCTACAGCTTTGTCCTGAGTTTCCGGTGCCTGGGTACTTGAGCTTGGGATATCCGGCAGTGAACTCACCCCATCAGTCAGTGCCTGGTAGCGCTGTCGCACCCCTTCCACCAGCGTGTTTATGGTATCCAGGTGGGACAGGCATTGCTCTTTTAATTCACCTTCCAGTTCCTGATTCTGGCCGCTTGCTTTGATCAGCATGGTCTCAAAATCGTGGCTGGCATCCCCGAGCTCGGAGAGAGTGGCCAGTCGCGCTCCACCTTTCAAGGTATGGAGAATACGCTGCATCTCGGTGTTGAACTTCGGATTCTGGCTATCCTTGACCCATTCCGCGATGGTGTTGTCCATAGCTTCCAGGAGTTCATTGGCTTCCTCCAGGAAGATCTCGAGAACTTCCGAGTCAACGTCATTGTCAGCCTGGTTTTCTGTATCGGAGGACACGGCAATCGCGCCGATTGATTCCGCATCTTCGTATTGTGCCAGAGCTTGCAACAGGGCCTGATCTGGCGTCAGATATTGGCCCTTCTCAAGCGTATCGAGATCCTGCTTCAACTTATTGACACAACGGGAAGTGAGGTCAACCAGTTTATCGGATACTTTCAGGCTCTGATCCAGAACCAGATCCAGCGTATTGCCCAGTGTGTCTGCAAGGTTTCCAATCTCGTCGGCATCCGCCAGGCGAGCACCACCCTTCAGGGTATGCAGCTCCCGTTGCAGGTCAATAACATGCTGTAAACTCTCTGGTGCTGCTTTCCATTGCTCCAGTGAGTCATCAATGGATTCCAGGATGTCACTGGCTTCGTCACGGAAAATCTGGCTCAGGTTCTGGCCTTCAGTTTCCGTTGTAAAGGTCTCGGCGTGAGATTCTTGAAGTGAACGTTCTGCTTCTTCCTGTTGCAGCCTTGTGGTTTCACTGATAATTGTTTTCGAGGACAGATCGCCTTCGAGTTCAGCGATTCGTTGAATCAGTGTTTGAGCGGGCCGGGGTTTGCTGTTTTGGGCAACGGCATCGACCATGCCTGCGAGAGCATCATGGCACTCCAGCATGAGATTGATGATGTCGGGTTTCGGTTGGTAATGACCCTCTACAATGCCTTCGAACAAAGTTTCGAGCTCGTGAGCCAAGTCTCCGATCGCATTGATATCGGACATTCTCGCGCCACCTTTCAGGGTGTGCAAGTCACGTTGCAGTGACTGAACCAGTGACCGGTCATCAAAGTTTTCGGTCCAGTCCTGTAGCAGTGTTGCAGTACTGTCAATCAGATCCTGGGCTTCTTCAAGGAATATTTCGACCAGTTCCGGGTCGAGAGCTTCTTGATCTGCGCCGCTATCGGGCGCTTCTGTGGACGGTGCCGGGAATGCAAGAATGGTCTCTTCTTCCCCGTTTGTATCTTCCGGGGTAATATCGAGAGCGGCTGACGCTTCGGCAAATGTAGAATCGCTTGCTGCTTCGCCTCCCGAACTGATACTGCGCACTCTGTTGATCAAGTCTGGCGCGCTACCAAGCGGTTCTTGAGCGCGGATTTGATCAACCATACTCGCAAGTCGGTCATGGCATTCCAATGCCAGGTCAGTGGCCTCTTCTGTGGTCTGCAGGCGGCCATCAACCAGTCGTTCAAACAGGGTTTCCAGTTCATGGGCGAGATCACCAACGGCATTGATTTCGGCCATGCGTGCGCCGCCTTTCAAGGTATGCAGTGCACGTTGAAGTTCTGCAATTGCAGCGGTGTTTTGATTATCGGCCTTCCATTGATAGATCAGTTCCCCGGTTTGATCGATAATTTCTTCCGCTTCTTCCAGGAAAATTTCCACCATTTCCGGGTCGAGTTCACTGAAGTGTATGGCTTCAACTTGACTCTCACCCAAGGCGGTAACAAGCTCTTCTGCTTCTGCTTCTGCTTCTGCTTCTGCTTCTGCTTCTGCTTCTGCTTCCAGATAGATCGCTTCCAGTGAGTCAGGGGCGG contains these protein-coding regions:
- a CDS encoding chemotaxis protein CheB, which codes for MVEFERPRIGIISDSPLQRHLLQHLLEAYGVEVLFNLDPERYQKPLAPIATDFDILLIEVENEDHCAEFIDEVLENTEAPVLFGLGKAPERQSKEYPRWERRLYAKLREHLGDLEHVSDIGQALEELDQKDTESSPERLITSAKRSTQSETVDRVWILGASLGGPEAVKVFLDLLPEQLPVAFVYAQHIDSNFSEVLAKVLARHSCFKLKLAEEGERLRYGEILLTPVDREMYFDDNGLVRFKTTPWPGPYGPSIDQVLLNVANYYGDKCHGIFFSGMGNDGAIAAPLLSAYGSTIWVQESNSCANSSMPDSVAATGCAVFSGDPAQLAQELIKKIEKEVS